The genomic DNA AAGCATCAAGAGGGCTCTTCGACGACCTTCTGGAAGGAGAGCCGATATTCGAGAACAAAGAAGTCCTCCGGCCGTCCTACACGCCGCACAAACTCCCCCACCGCGAAGAGCAGATAAACAACATGGCGACGATTCTGGTCACTGCCCTTCGCGGGGAGACGCCGTCCAACATCCTCATTTACGGAAAGACAGGGACCGGAAAGACCGCCAGCGCGAAGTTCGTCAGCGAGGAACTGGAGACGACCTCACAAAAGTACGAGGTCCCCTGTGAGGTGCAGTACATCAACTGCGAGGTGACAGATACGCAGTATCGCGTGCTCGCCCAACTCGCAAACAAGTTCATCGAAAAAAACGAGGCCTACATCGAGTCCCGACTCGATGAACTCGAAGCCCTCAGAGACCGGGCTGCAGAGGACCCTGCTGCCCTCGACGACACCGAGTTCGATAGCGTCGCCGCCGTCGAAGCCGAAATCGACACTCTCGAAACTGACCTCGAGGAGTTCGACCCTGTCCCGATGACCGGCTGGCCGACAGACCGCGTCTACTCGACGTTCTTCGACGCCGTCGACTACCACGAGCGGGTCGTCGTCATCATGCTCGACGAGATCGACAAGCTCGTCGAAAAATCCGGCGACGACACGCTGTATAACCTCTCGCGGATGAACTCCGAGCTTTCGAACTCCCGGGTCTCGATTATGGGCATCTCCAACGACCTCAAGTTCACCGACTTCCTCGACCCCCGAGTCAAATCGAGCCTCGGCGAGGAGGAAATCGTCTTCCCGCCGTACGACGCGACCCAGCTCCGCGATATCCTCCAACACCGCGCGGAAATCGCGTTCAAGCCGGACACCCTCTCCGATGATGTCATCCCGCTGTGTGCGGCCTTCGCCGCCCAGGAACACGGTGATGCCCGGCGGGCGCTCGATTTGCTCCGGACGGCCGGCGAACTCGCCGAACGGGACCGCACCGAGACTATCACTGAAAAGCATGTCCGCAAAGCACAGGAAAAAATCGAGCTGGACCGCGTCGTCGAGGTCGTCAGGACGCTGCCGACACAGTCGAAGCTCGTTCTCTATGCGACCATCCTGTTGGAGAAAAACGGCGTCCACAACATCAACACCGGCGAGGTGTTCAACATCTACAAGCGGCTCTGTGAGGAGATCGACGCCGACGTGCTCACCCAGCGACGGGTGACCGACCTCATAAGCGAACTCGACATGCTCGGCATCGTCAACGCCGTTGTCGTCTCGAAGGGTCGCTACGGCCGCACCAAGGAAATCAGCCTCTCGGTTCCGTTGGACGAAACCGAGGCCGTGCTACTGTCGGACTCCCGCGTCGGCGAGGTAGAGGACGCACAGCCGTTCGTGCAGGCGCGGTTCGACAACTGACGCTGCCTTGTGCCACCTTGCGGAATGTACGCTACTACTGCCAGCCGCGCCGGGAGAGAAAATTGAACCTTTAAACGAGGGCCGGGAGAAGACCCGCGTATGAGTCAGGCAACCAAAATCGTGCTCGGAACAATCGTGGTCTCGGCGGTCGTCGGCGGGCTGTTGCTCGCTGCCATCTCCGTCCTGTAATGTTCGAGCGGCGAGCGCTCACGGATGCACTGTCCGCCGTCCGCGACGAGTATGCCCCTTCGGCGCTCGTCGTCGACGCAGCGAACGACTTCGAGACGCTTCCGCCATCTGTCGCGGAAAACCTGCTTGCGGTCGTCGACGGCGTTGAGCCGTTGGCCTACGACGAAACGACCGTTCCACCGGATGCCCCCGACATTCTCCATCGGCTTGCCGACTCGGAGTTCACCGTCGGCGCTCCCGGTGACGGCGGCGTAACGTGGACGCGGCAGACGTCGCCGCCGACGGTCATTGTCAAACCCCGGCTGGAGGGCTCGCCGGAACCGTTTATCGACTTCCTCATCGCCGAAGCTCTCGTCGAACTCCATCTCGACTCTGCGGAACATTTCCTCGGCTTCTTTGGTGACGCCTACGAGGACCTCAACGACGCCGTGCCGTTGTCGCCGGTCGATACCTACCAGCTCGCGGCGGCGCTCCATACCGCTCATATCGGTCGCCGGAGCCGCCCCGTCTTCGACAGTTGGGCCGACCAGTTCCCGGACATCCACGCCGCGTGGGCCGACGCTGGCGAGCGGCTCGAACCACGGCTCGCCGACCTCTCGGCCGATGTCGCGACCGGCCGAACCGACTTCGCCGACGCGGCGGAGCTGGCCTGTAATGCCCTCAAGCACGATAGTGCGGTTCCCAAGCCGTTCGACGCGCTCGACACCGAAGCATACACCGACCACGGTGCGCCGTTTGCCGTCCGCTGGGCGGAAAAAACATTCGCCGAACTCGACACTGATTGATTCTGCCGCGCGACCGTGACAGCCCCTGTATCAGGGCATACGTCCCCGACCCCGGGCACACGTCCCCGAACTGTCCCGGCTCAGTTCCCGCCGAACCCGATACGCCCTGACGAAAGGTCCCGGTCGCTTTTGGGGCCGATGTGGTCGAACTCGTAGTCGTCGTCGGTGAGATAGACCTCGCCCCCCTCAACCGCAACATCGACGGCTTCGAGATAGGCACCCTCGCAGGGGCCGTGGCTACACTCCCCCGAGTCGGCTTCGAAAATCGCCCCGTGGCGGGTACAGACAAGCTCCTCGTCACGGAACTCCGCACCACTTCCTTTATCGAGCCGGACATCAGTCCAATGGGGACAGTAGTTGCGCCACGCCACGACATCGTCGTCCTGCCGGACCAACACGACTTCTTTCTCGTCGAACCCCTCCCGCAGCGTCACAAGCAGCGTCGAGTCCGTCGGCACCTCGTCGACGGCCACGATGTGCGAGGCGTCGTCCATAGTCGCTATTTGCAACCGCACCGTTCAAGGGTTGCGAATGCGGCCGGATTCAGTCCCATCACGGCTATGCTGCAACGCCGCCCGACGAACGCCGTACGCTACAGGAGCGTACCGACACCGAGCCACGAGCTACAGCAGCGCGTCCGTCTCGACATCGCTTCCCTCGCCGCCAACCTGAACGTCGCCTTCGGGGGCGGGGCCAACGGCGACGGTTCCGCCGGCAACGATGGGGGCGACGAGCCCGGCAGCGACCACCCCCGGCGAGCGGAAAGAGCCGCCGACGGCGACTGTCGTACCGTCGTCGATACCGTGGTCGTCGATAGCCGTTCGGGCTGCGGTGAGCACGTCACCGTGGCTGTAGCGTTCTTCGCCCGCGCGAAGTAGCGGGTCCGTCCCCGCGATGTGGTCCGGCGGTTCCGTCGGGTTCTCGCTCCACACGTCGCGCTCGAAGTACGCTACCGTCGGGTCCCCCGGGTCGTCACCGTAGGCGACCGGCTTCGTGCCCGGCTCGACCGCCTCGGCGTCGATATCCGCTGCGGGGGCAACGATGGCCCGTGGCGAATCAAGCTCCGAGGGCGGCCCGAAGGAGACGACGCCGCCGAGCAGCGCCGCGCCGTACAGCGTCAACACCGGCTCCGGAAGCGGGTCGTCGGCGACAGCAACGCCGGCACCGCCCCTGACGCCGAGATGTCGCAGGAAATTGCCGGTCTTCCAGGCGGTCGTACAGAACCGCCGGTAGTCGTAGTCCCGGCCGACTGCCGGGGCGACGAGCGCCGGGGCGTCGGTTCGCCGGTCGCGGCCGATGATGTCGCCGAGTACGTCCATAGGCCAACTACGGGTGGCGGTTAGTTAAACCGGTCGTGACCGCCTGCGGCCACGACAGTCGGTTCCGTCACGTACTTCCGCACACCGCTCCTACTCCGTGTATGGAGTATCTGGAGCGCCGACGGGCGCTCGTCGAATCGCGGCTGGAGGCCGTTCTCGACGCCACCGAGCCGGATGCCATGACCGACCGGCTCGAACACGTCTCGCTTTCGGGCGGCAAGCGTGTCCGGCCGATGGTCGCGTTGCTGGCGTTCGAGGCGGCCGGCGGCGAGCTCGTCGGCGAGGACGGCCGCGGCTCCGAGCCGTCCCGCAACGCCATCGATTTCGCGGTCGGCATCGAACTCGTCCACAACGCCTCGCTCGTCGTCGACGACATCATCGATGAGTCCGAACTCCGGCGCGGCGTCGACAGCGCGTGGGCCGCCTTCGGGTACGGCCCCGCGATTACCACCAGCGATGGCTTACTCGGGGAGGCGTTCTCGCTTTTTTCCGCCGACCCACGCGCGATGCGGACGGTCGCCGAAGCGATGGTCGAACTCGGCGAAGGCGAGGCGACCGAACTTGTCGAACGCCCGGACTCCGAGGCCGCCTACATGGAGCTTGCGCGCCGGAAGACGGGGGCGCTGTTCCGCGCGGCCGCCGAACTCGGAGCCATCGCCGCCGATGCTGACACCTACGCTGTCGACGCCTTCGGCCAGTACGCCGAGCGGGTCGGCATCGCCTTCCAGATACGCGACGATGTCCTTGATGCGACCGCCGATGCCGACGACCTCGGCAAGCCCACTGGACAGGACGCCGAGATGGAACGCCCCTCAGTCGTCCAAATAACCGACATGTCGCCCGACGAGGCCAACGAGCGCGCTCGGACCGAGTCCGATGCCGCTCTCTCGTCGCTTTCGGCCGCCGACACGGTTGATTCGGAGGCTGTCGGCTATCTTGAGGACCTCGCCGAGTTCGTCGTCGTTCGGGAGCGGTAGCCGCGCGGCCGACGAACGAAAACGCGTTTAGCCCCGGCGCTCGGACGCGAGCGTATGATAGTGCCGGGCTCAGACACGCAGGAACTCGCGGCCGCGCTTTCGGCCGCGCTCGACGAGCCGCTTGCGGCCGTCGAGTACGACCGCTTTGCCGACGGCGAGAGGCTCGTTCAGGTCCCGGAAACGGACGACCGGGCCGTCGTCGTGGCTTCGACTGTCTCCGACAGCGCACACGTCGAGTTGCTCCAGTTACAGGATGCCGCCCGCCAGCAGGCCGAGGAGGTCGTCACCGTCCTGCCGTATATGGGCTATGCCAGACAGGACGCCGCTTTCGAGGACGGACAACCGGTTTCGGCCCGGGCTATCGCCCGAGCTGTCGCTACGGGAACTGACCGTGTACTGACGGTCAATCCGCACGAGACGGCGGTCTGTGACTTCTTCGACGTGCCGGCCACCCCGGTCGACGCGGCCGGTCGGCTCGCGGAGCCGCTACCATCGCTTTCGGACCCGCTTTTCCTCTCGCCGGACGCGGGAGCGATCGGACTCGCCGAAACCGTCAGCGACGCCTACGGCGACGGCGAGGTCGACTACTTCGAGAAGACCCGCACCTCCGATACCGAGGTCGAAATCGAGCCGAGCGACGCAACGACAACCGGCCGCGATATCGTCCTCGTCGACGATATCGTCGCCACCGGCTCGACGATGAGCACTGCCGTCGCCCAGCTTACAGCACCGGCTCGGGTGTTTGTTACCTGCGTCCACCCGATGCTGGCTGCCAACGCGCGAACGAAACTCGAACGGGCCGGTGTCGACGCCGTCTACGGAACTGATACCATCGAACGC from Natronomonas pharaonis DSM 2160 includes the following:
- a CDS encoding Cdc6/Cdc18 family protein; the encoded protein is MTNDDTASEPRTQDRLERGSGDTDEDSEDTVDIDTDTEGSDDVATPSQSSGSPVETGGFSEDESDSERTDSVPTGSEHARNVDGFSGDIDLEDLDLAPDDETEEDGEADEASRGLFDDLLEGEPIFENKEVLRPSYTPHKLPHREEQINNMATILVTALRGETPSNILIYGKTGTGKTASAKFVSEELETTSQKYEVPCEVQYINCEVTDTQYRVLAQLANKFIEKNEAYIESRLDELEALRDRAAEDPAALDDTEFDSVAAVEAEIDTLETDLEEFDPVPMTGWPTDRVYSTFFDAVDYHERVVVIMLDEIDKLVEKSGDDTLYNLSRMNSELSNSRVSIMGISNDLKFTDFLDPRVKSSLGEEEIVFPPYDATQLRDILQHRAEIAFKPDTLSDDVIPLCAAFAAQEHGDARRALDLLRTAGELAERDRTETITEKHVRKAQEKIELDRVVEVVRTLPTQSKLVLYATILLEKNGVHNINTGEVFNIYKRLCEEIDADVLTQRRVTDLISELDMLGIVNAVVVSKGRYGRTKEISLSVPLDETEAVLLSDSRVGEVEDAQPFVQARFDN
- a CDS encoding DUF7089 family protein, yielding MFERRALTDALSAVRDEYAPSALVVDAANDFETLPPSVAENLLAVVDGVEPLAYDETTVPPDAPDILHRLADSEFTVGAPGDGGVTWTRQTSPPTVIVKPRLEGSPEPFIDFLIAEALVELHLDSAEHFLGFFGDAYEDLNDAVPLSPVDTYQLAAALHTAHIGRRSRPVFDSWADQFPDIHAAWADAGERLEPRLADLSADVATGRTDFADAAELACNALKHDSAVPKPFDALDTEAYTDHGAPFAVRWAEKTFAELDTD
- a CDS encoding Rieske (2Fe-2S) protein, whose amino-acid sequence is MDDASHIVAVDEVPTDSTLLVTLREGFDEKEVVLVRQDDDVVAWRNYCPHWTDVRLDKGSGAEFRDEELVCTRHGAIFEADSGECSHGPCEGAYLEAVDVAVEGGEVYLTDDDYEFDHIGPKSDRDLSSGRIGFGGN
- a CDS encoding class I adenylate-forming enzyme family protein, coding for MDVLGDIIGRDRRTDAPALVAPAVGRDYDYRRFCTTAWKTGNFLRHLGVRGGAGVAVADDPLPEPVLTLYGAALLGGVVSFGPPSELDSPRAIVAPAADIDAEAVEPGTKPVAYGDDPGDPTVAYFERDVWSENPTEPPDHIAGTDPLLRAGEERYSHGDVLTAARTAIDDHGIDDGTTVAVGGSFRSPGVVAAGLVAPIVAGGTVAVGPAPEGDVQVGGEGSDVETDALL
- a CDS encoding polyprenyl synthetase family protein, with the protein product MEYLERRRALVESRLEAVLDATEPDAMTDRLEHVSLSGGKRVRPMVALLAFEAAGGELVGEDGRGSEPSRNAIDFAVGIELVHNASLVVDDIIDESELRRGVDSAWAAFGYGPAITTSDGLLGEAFSLFSADPRAMRTVAEAMVELGEGEATELVERPDSEAAYMELARRKTGALFRAAAELGAIAADADTYAVDAFGQYAERVGIAFQIRDDVLDATADADDLGKPTGQDAEMERPSVVQITDMSPDEANERARTESDAALSSLSAADTVDSEAVGYLEDLAEFVVVRER
- the prs gene encoding ribose-phosphate diphosphokinase, coding for MIVPGSDTQELAAALSAALDEPLAAVEYDRFADGERLVQVPETDDRAVVVASTVSDSAHVELLQLQDAARQQAEEVVTVLPYMGYARQDAAFEDGQPVSARAIARAVATGTDRVLTVNPHETAVCDFFDVPATPVDAAGRLAEPLPSLSDPLFLSPDAGAIGLAETVSDAYGDGEVDYFEKTRTSDTEVEIEPSDATTTGRDIVLVDDIVATGSTMSTAVAQLTAPARVFVTCVHPMLAANARTKLERAGVDAVYGTDTIERPVSAVSVAPAIAEHL